A single genomic interval of Gossypium raimondii isolate GPD5lz chromosome 11, ASM2569854v1, whole genome shotgun sequence harbors:
- the LOC105761072 gene encoding 60S ribosomal protein L18-2 has translation MGIDLVAGGKSKKTKRTAPKSDDIYLKLLVKLYRFLVRRTGSKFNAVILKRLFMSKVNKPPLSLSRLIEFMKGKEDKIAVVVGTVTDDIRVYEVPALKVTALRFTETARARIEKAGGECLTFDQLALRAPLGQNTVLLRGPKNSREAVKHFGPAPGVPHSHTKPYVRSKGRKYERARGRRNSKGFRV, from the exons ATG GGGATCGATTTAGTCGCAGGAGGTAAGAGCAAGAAGACGAAGAGGACAGCCCCCAAATCCGATGATATTTACCTCAAACTCCTCGTCAAG CTTTACCGTTTCCTTGTAAGAAGAACTGGGAGCAAATTCAATGCTGTGATATTGAAACGTTTGTTTATGAGCAAAGTTAACAAGCCTCCACTATCTCTCTCTAGGcttattgaattcatgaagggaaag GAGGATAAGATTGCTGTGGTAGTGGGGACAGTGACGGATGATATTAGGGTTTATGAGGTTCCTGCTTTGAAGGTTACTGCTCTTAGGTTTACTGAGACTGCTAGAGCTAGGATTGAGAAAGCTGGTGGAGAATGCTTGACTTTTGATCAGCTTGCTTTGAGGGCACCTTTGGGTCAAAACACG GTTCTCCTCAGAGGTCCAAAGAATTCCCGTGAAGCAGTTAAACACTTTGGTCCTGCTCCCGGTGTTCCTCACAGCCACACCAAGCCATATGTGCGCTCGAAGGGAAGGAAGTATGAGAGGGCTAGAGGAAGAAGGAACAGCAAGGGATTTAGAGTTTAA
- the LOC105761070 gene encoding bidirectional sugar transporter SWEET16 has protein sequence MASLSFIIGIIGNIISILVFASPIKTFWWVVKKKSTENYKGVPYITTFLSTSLWTFYGIMNPDGLLVVTVNGAGAIFQLIYVILFLVYAPKDKKVKSAKLVAILDVGFLGAVIAVTLLAFHGTMRLTFVGIICAGLTIGMYASPLSVMRTVIKTKSVEYMPFLLSFFLFLNAGVWSAYALLVKDIYIGVPNAIGFILGSAQLILYLMYNNKKSAEAIEEEEEEGGGGSAHLVKGGIEMHSVEDNLNNRSLNKWKSLPKPNFSRQHSMQKIIKTLSLTPYELQSSWPLHESDIEEGNPDLP, from the exons ATGGCTAGCTTGAGCTTCATCATTGGCATTATTG GCAATATAATTTCAATACTGGTTTTTGCTTCTCCCAT AAAAACATTTTGGTGGGTGGTAAAGAAGAAATCAACTGAGAATTACAAAGGGGTTCCTTACATAACAACCTTTTTGAGCACTAGCTTGTGGACTTTCTATGGAATTATGAATCCAGATGGTTTACTTGTTGTGACAGTGAATGGTGCTGGTGCCATCTTTCAGCTCATCTATGTTATACTCTTCCTCGTATATGCCCCTAAAGATAAGAAG GTTAAATCAGCAAAGTTGGTAGCTATATTGGATGTTGGTTTTCTTGGAGCAGTCATTGCGGTGACTCTTTTGGCATTTCATGGGACAATGAGGCTAACCTTTGTGGGAATCATATGTGCTGGTTTAACCATTGGCATGTATGCATCGCCTCTATCTGTCATG AGGACAGTGATAAAGACGAAGAGTGTGGAGTACATGCcatttttactttcatttttcttgttcCTCAATGCTGGTGTTTGGTCTGCTTATGCATTGCTTGTGAAAGATATCTACATTGGA gTGCCAAATGCTATTGGTTTTATCTTGGGTTCAGCTCAGTTGATCCTCTATCTCATGTACAATAACAAAAAATCAGCTGAGGccatagaagaagaagaagaagaaggaggagGAGGTTCAGCTCATTTGGTGAAAGGAGGCATTGAGATGCATTCAGTTGAGGACAATCTAAACAATCGAAGCCTAAACAAATGGAAAAGCCTCCCAAAACCCAACTTTAGTCGACAACACAGCATGCAAAAGATCATCAAGACACTTTCTTTGACTCCATATGAGTTGCAGTCGAGTTGGCCCCTTCATGAGAGTGATATAGAAGAAGGAAACCCTGATCTTCCAtga
- the LOC105761071 gene encoding uncharacterized protein LOC105761071 codes for MEGIRHKMVNVNGISMHVAEKGEGPVILFLHGFPELWYTWRHQILALSSLGYHAVAPDLRGYGDTEAPTAITSYSCMHIVGDLVALIDSLGVEQVFLVAHDWGAIIGWYLCLFRPDRVKAFVCLSVPFMPRKPQMKPVESMRLFFGDDYYICRFQEPGKIEAEIARYGASNVLKKIISSRKPGPPCMPKDNAFGIKPDTPITLPSWFSEEDLSYYANKFNKKGFTGALNYYRAFDLNWEQTAPWTNTQVKVPVKFIVGDLDSVYTTPGMKEYVNGEDFKRDAPMLDEVVIMEGVGHFINQERADEINSHILDFIISF; via the exons ATGGAAGGAATACGGCATAAGATGGTGAATGTCAATGGTATATCGATGCATGTAGCTGAAAAAGGAGAAGGACCGGTTATCCTCTTCCTTCATGGCTTCCCGGAACTATGGTACACTTGGAGGCATCAAATTCTTGCACTAAGCTCTCTCGGCTACCACGCTGTTGCCCCGGATCTCCGTGGCTATGGTGATACCGAAGCTCCCACTGCTATCACTAGCTACTCTTGCATGCACATCGTTGGTGACCTCGTTGCACTCATTGACTCTCTTGGTGTAGAGCAGGTCTTTCTGGTTGCTCATGATTGGGGTGCCATTATTGGATGGTACCTTTGCTTGTTTCGTCCCGATAGAGTCAAAGCTTTTGTGTGCCTCAGCGTCCCGTTCATGCCAAGAAAACCACAGATGAAGCCTGTTGAGAGCATGAGACTTTTCTTTGGAGATGATTACTATATTTGCAGATTCCAG GAACCTGGAAAGATTGAAGCAGAGATAGCTCGCTATGGAGCTTCAAATGTTCTAAAGAAAATCATTTCGAGTCGAAAACCAGGTCCCCCTTGCATGCCTAAAGATAATGCTTTTGGTATCAAACCAGATACCCCAATTACCTTGCCATCCTGGTTCTCTGAAGAAGATCTTAGTTATTATGccaacaaattcaataaaaaaggCTTCACTGGTGCTCTTAACTACTACAGAGCTTTTGATTT AAACTGGGAGCAGACAGCACCATGGACTAATACACAAGTGAAAGTACCTGTGAAGTTCATTGTGGGGGATCTTGACAGCGTTTATACCACACCAGGGATGAAGGAATATGTTAATGGTGAAGATTTCAAAAGAGATGCGCCCATGTTAGATGAAGTTGTGATAATGGAGGGTGTTGGTCATTTCATCAACCAAGAAAGAGCTGATGAAATTAACTCACACATTCTTGATTTCATAATAAGTTTCTGA
- the LOC105761073 gene encoding uncharacterized protein LOC105761073, whose translation MFKKFSSEDVSSQNQVKASVQRKIRQSIAEEYPGLEPVLDDLLPKKAPLIVVKCQNHLNLVLVNSVPLFFNIRDGPYMPTLRLLHQYPNIMKKFQVDRGAIRFVLAGANIMCPGLTSPGGALDDEVEAETPVAIMAEGKQHALAIGFTKMSAKDIKAINKGIGVDNMHYLNDGLWKMEKLE comes from the exons ATGTTCAAAAA attttCATCTGAAGATGTGTCTTCACAAAACCAAGTCAAAGCATCTGTGCAGAGGAAAATTCGGCAAAGCATTGCTGAGGAG TACCCAGGACTTGAGCCTGTGTTGGATGATTTGCTTCCGAAGAAGGCCCCTTTAATTGTTGTGAAATG TCAAAACCATTTGAATCTGGTATTGGTTAATAGTGTTCCACTATTCTTCAATATTCGTGATGGACCATACATGCCCACTCTCAGACTCCTTCACCAGT ATCCGAACATAATGAAAAAGTTTCAAGTGGATCGTGGTGCGATAAGATTTGTCCTTGCTGGTGCAAACATAATGTGTCCTGGTCTTACATCCCCTGGTGGTGCTTTGGATGATGAAGTGGAAGCAGAAACTCCTGTG GCAATAATGGCTGAAGGAAAACAACATGCTCTTGCAATTGGCTTTACCAAAATGTCAGCTAAAGACAT AAAGGCAATCAACAAGGGAATTGGGGTAGACAACATGCATTATCTCAATGATGGCCTATGGAAG ATGGAGAAGCTAGAATGA